From the Mytilus edulis unplaced genomic scaffold, xbMytEdul2.2 SCAFFOLD_620, whole genome shotgun sequence genome, the window agtccaaatacaattcattgataatatatccccccttttttgtccggattttttttttttttttttttttgaaaaaggggggggggctggagGTTTAGTTAAATGCAGTGGAAAAATGTTTTGCCCAAAGTCCAATGGTTCACACTGATGTGTTTTTGTCCTTCTGTCTCTTTTTAATCGTCCGTGTCACGGGATGCTGCTTCACCCTTTACCGGTTCTGGTTTCACTTGCATAGCTTATATAGGTATAATGCATATGTATAGCCAGAGTCTTCACTGTGACACACATTCCCCTTTTTGAggggaaataaataacttttgtaattgtcaattaagatacaaatgatatgtaccactgtcgaattataaaactacaaaaatcttcgtgttttgtttttgttttgttgattttttttgtttgtatcgaAACTTTCAGGCGGCCAGGCCACTTTGAGCTCAGATCATcggttattgataataaaattaatgaaatatattttgttgaaaaatatggtatattcgaTAAGACATATTCGAGTTTTTGACTTGAAAGTGCGCAAATTGTACATGCAAATGGAAATAAAAGCGAAGACGCATCATACAGAACAGTTGTTCAGTGCCTCAGATCCACTGAAAACAAAGTCGCTCTCTGAAAAGTTCCCAACGctagattaaataaaaagatgtttcaaattcgtattctagatattgggtttgttcattcgactcttgaatgtttgcgaaatttcgctcgggttgaataaaaatgttatttgaagttttagtaaaaatctgcaattaaacaatggcgcgtgaactttttgtgtgtttccctctagctggaaacaaacttattacgaggaggaacatgcttccagtgaataaaaacggaaagaaacctaaagagaaatgatttttcttcctctgtacaattttacgacgatagaatatttgtgtaatgagaaaaactcgtaaattttctgtcaacatACCTGCGAAGACAATTCAGTCGGTTCTACTTTAACTATTAATATCTTTTTACTGTGTACATCGAAAAATACACAGTTTATCTAACATGCAAGATTAATGACTGTTGAGCAATTTGGTatgctatatgtgaatgtttttgatagaattatactataaattatcataaaagtcttcgaagaagcacataatcattttaccgagatcgcgtaatggattttacaagttatttttaagggtgtcttcgtcgaggtccgcgttcgtctgttataaataaacgaggcctggaatggcgttattttcaaatcgttattcgtagtataaacttcgtaaaggataatattttgaatcattcaaaatggcAGACGCAACAGCAGCACCAGCAGTAGCACCAGCTAAATCACCAAAGAAAAAGGcagcagccaagccaaagaagccttCCGCACATCCTAAATACAGCGAGATGATTGGAAAAGCCATCGCCGCTTTGAAAGAACGTGGAGGTTCTTCAAGGCAAGCAATTCTGAAGTACATCATGGCCAACTTCAACGTCGGAAAAGATGCCAAGTCAGTAAATGCTCATTTAAAACTTGCACTCAGAGCCGGAGTTAAGAACAACAGTTTGAAGCAGTCCAAGGGAACTGGAGCATCCGGATCTTTCAGAATTGGAGAGGCTAAAGTAGTTAAAAAGAAGCCAGCAaaggcaaagaaagcagccaaacCTAAGGCCGCCAAGCCGAAGAAGGCAAAGAGCACACCCAAGAAGAAGAAgccagcagcaaagaaaccagctggagaaaaaaaggctgccaaaccaaaggcaaaaaaaccagcagcaaagaaagcagccaagccaaagaagccagCAGCCAAGTCACCAGCAAAAAAGAAGGCAGCCAAACCAAAAGCCAagaagacaccaaagaagaagtaaactgTTCCAGACTT encodes:
- the LOC139505961 gene encoding histone H1-delta-like, which codes for MADATAAPAVAPAKSPKKKAAAKPKKPSAHPKYSEMIGKAIAALKERGGSSRQAILKYIMANFNVGKDAKSVNAHLKLALRAGVKNNSLKQSKGTGASGSFRIGEAKVVKKKPAKAKKAAKPKAAKPKKAKSTPKKKKPAAKKPAGEKKAAKPKAKKPAAKKAAKPKKPAAKSPAKKKAAKPKAKKTPKKK